A segment of the Entelurus aequoreus isolate RoL-2023_Sb linkage group LG23, RoL_Eaeq_v1.1, whole genome shotgun sequence genome:
AACTTGTTTTTCCTATGTGCATGTAAAAGTACTGAATGCATGGTGTGACTGATGAGAAATGGTGTGTTTGtcttgcagacgtctgtgaagaacatcttcacCCTGAGCAACAGCAGTGGAGCTTCAGGATGCGGACGGGGGAGCCACAGCCTTCCcacattaagaaggaagaggaatacccactgatcccccattttaaaaaggaagaggaggacccactgacaccccattttaaagaggaagaggaagacccactgacaccccattttaaagaggaagtggTGGATCCACAGAGCCCTGACATTAAGGACGAAGAGGAGGACCCCCTGAcccctcacattaaggaggaagaggaggaacacagcatcagtcagcagggagagcatcttgaaggactggaggaggttgatgtcaccaagatgccagtgactggtgtccctgtgaagagtgaaggtgatgaggtcaaaggtgagagtgaggagaagagagaggcggagcctccaagcagcagctcaactcaacacatgacaacagaagctgatggagaccactgtggaggatcacaagcagacaagctcttagctccactatcagatagtgaggacacaacgtcacactctcctgacactgatgatgaagactctaaagatgataagacatgtcacactgacaacacacacttcacatgttctcactgtgacaaaacctttaaataccATTGTCGTCTGAAAgaccacatgagaacgcacactggagaaaaacctttttcctgcatagaatgtggtaaaagctttCAACGAAATGACATgttgaaagaacacatgagaacacacactggagataaacctttttcctgctcagaatgtggtaaaagctttTGTAAAAAGGGCGTGTTGAaaggacacatgagaacacacactggagaaaaacttaaaaaagataagacatgtcacactgacaataCACGCTTTAAATGTTCTCACTGCgacaaaacctttaaataccattgtcgtctgaaagtacacatgagaacacacactggagaaaaacctttttcatgttcaatctgtggtaaagatttTGTTCGAAGGCaccatttcaaagcacacatgagaatacacactggagaaaaaacatttatgtgCTCAATTTGCGGTAAAAGATACACCGAACAAAAATATTTGGTAAGACACacaagaatacacactggtgaaaaaccttttatctgttcagaaTGTGGTAAAGGGTTTTCGCAAAATGTCTATTTGAAAGCACACATGAGCaaacacactggagaaaagcCTTTGTCATGTTCAGTCTGTCATAAAGGTTTTATACAACGTGGTGAGTTGAAAaggcacatgagaacgcacactggtgaaaaaccttatacatgttcagtatgttgtaaaagttTTATACAAAGTCcgcatttgaaagtacacatgataacacacacaggagagaaagtgttcagttgcagtgtgtgtggtgaaagattctcttataagaagcagtgtaagaaacacaagtgtgctggtgagaacagcagcagcaaatgaagatgcaggatttgaaataaaccgTCAAAACTTTCACTTTGAccttctaacaacatcagcacatagattctaacatttatagattagatgTTTTCgattattgcttttttcagtcaagtacatgttTTAATATACATCATTGTGTACTTGTATTTAAAAATGAACATAACACTTTGACTgtaaaggtgagaataaacaggACAAAACATGTTACAAATACTTTTTATGTGTATAGAGATATTCAGAAatcatttttaattattaatgatgttatagatgaactcctttatatgatatacatatttgttttacatgtgttcatacctttgcttttgagtacacataaatccctcttagttcatatttactggttcacactgttcactgtattatgatgatagtatatatgatagtatatatctgtatcatgcatcaatttaagtggaccccgacttaaacaagttgaaaaacttattcgggtgttaccatttagtggtcaattgtacggaatatgtacttcactgtgcaacctactaataaaagtctcaatcaatcaatcaaaacacctgAAACATCTcctggaccacttctggaagcatattattatttactttatacatcatttgagcagttgtcttttatacaagATCATCTACTTtttaaatgtgtgactttatgaatcatttgttgggtctcaaTAATCCATTATtttaattatctttattactctcttgtgtaatatgaatattgttttatatgtatgtccccttTATGCAATATGTAGATTAGAGAAAATGGCAACATTTAATGTGGACGGTTATGAAggatagttttgtttttaataatctACATTTCGTATGAAAAAACTACACAGGACAAttgttttttaaagttgtttttttccccttttttagaATCCCTCAAACATGATAAATTTCAGAAAACATGGGAAAGTCTGGAAGGTTAGGGAAAAGTCAATAATGTACATCATCCCACAGAGCTttactgtacatccatccatttttcctaccacttgtccctttcattTTATAtgtatagcctttaatcacaaacTTGTCCGCCAAAGGGTGTTGCGTTTTGGAGAAACTCCTTCTATCAGAGTGCTGTTTAACACAGTAAAGAGAAACCCAAGGATGCGCAGGACGCTGAGTAAAACGCTTCTTTTACTGCGGAAATCTACTCACAAAAACAATCCAAACAGGAGGTAACAAAAAGCGACGTTGCGAAAAAGAGAAGACAAAATGTGCATCGTggaaaaaagaacaaaagctactTATACACAAAAATAAACTTAACTTGGTTTGAAGTTACAAGACGTGCAAACTACAAAACAACACCAAGATGGATGGcactgggggcgtggttaagaggggaggagtatatttacagctacaattcaccaactcgagtatttcatatatatatatatatatatatatatatatatatatatatatatatatatatatatatatatatatatatatatatatatatatatatatatatatatatatatacatactaccgttcaaaagtttggggtcacattgaaatgtccttatttttgaaggaaaagcactgtacttttcaatgaagataactttaaactagtcttaactttaaagaaatacactctatacattgctaatgtggtaaatgactattctagctgcaaatgtctgctttttggtgcaatatctacataggtgtatagaggcccatttccagcaactatcactccagtgttctaatggtacaatgtgtttgctcattggctcagaaggctaattgatgattagaaaacccttgtgcaatcatgttcacacatctaagaacagtttagctcattacagaagctacaaaactgaccttcctttgagcagattgagtttatggagcatcacatttgtggagtcaattaaacgctcaaaatggccagaaaaagagaactttcatctgaaactcgacagtctattgttgttcttagaaatgaaggctattccacaaaattgtttgggtgaccccaaacttt
Coding sequences within it:
- the LOC133640646 gene encoding zinc finger protein OZF-like isoform X1 is translated as MCERTIAEYEEELCPTKEEKERQHQKHQVVLHRTDVCEEHLHPEQQQWSFRMRTGEPQPSHIKKEEEYPLIPHFKKEEEDPLTPHFKEEEEDPLTPHFKEEVVDPQSPDIKDEEEDPLTPHIKEEEEEHSISQQGEHLEGLEEVDVTKMPVTGVPVKSEGDEVKGESEEKREAEPPSSSSTQHMTTEADGDHCGGSQADKLLAPLSDSEDTTSHSPDTDDEDSKDDKTCHTDNTHFTCSHCDKTFKYHCRLKDHMRTHTGEKPFSCIECGKSFQRNDMLKEHMRTHTGDKPFSCSECGKSFCKKGVLKGHMRTHTGEKLKKDKTCHTDNTRFKCSHCDKTFKYHCRLKVHMRTHTGEKPFSCSICGKDFVRRHHFKAHMRIHTGEKTFMCSICGKRYTEQKYLVRHTRIHTGEKPFICSECGKGFSQNVYLKAHMSKHTGEKPLSCSVCHKGFIQRGELKRHMRTHTGEKPYTCSVCCKSFIQSPHLKVHMITHTGEKVFSCSVCGERFSYKKQCKKHKCAGENSSSK
- the LOC133640646 gene encoding zinc finger protein OZF-like isoform X2, yielding MCERTIAEYEEELCPTKEEEERQHQKHQVVLHRTDVCEEHLHPEQQQWSFRMRTGEPQPSHIKKEEEYPLIPHFKKEEEDPLTPHFKEEEEDPLTPHFKEEVVDPQSPDIKDEEEDPLTPHIKEEEEEHSISQQGEHLEGLEEVDVTKMPVTGVPVKSEGDEVKGESEEKREAEPPSSSSTQHMTTEADGDHCGGSQADKLLAPLSDSEDTTSHSPDTDDEDSKDDKTCHTDNTHFTCSHCDKTFKYHCRLKDHMRTHTGEKPFSCIECGKSFQRNDMLKEHMRTHTGDKPFSCSECGKSFCKKGVLKGHMRTHTGEKLKKDKTCHTDNTRFKCSHCDKTFKYHCRLKVHMRTHTGEKPFSCSICGKDFVRRHHFKAHMRIHTGEKTFMCSICGKRYTEQKYLVRHTRIHTGEKPFICSECGKGFSQNVYLKAHMSKHTGEKPLSCSVCHKGFIQRGELKRHMRTHTGEKPYTCSVCCKSFIQSPHLKVHMITHTGEKVFSCSVCGERFSYKKQCKKHKCAGENSSSK
- the LOC133640646 gene encoding zinc finger protein OZF-like isoform X3 produces the protein MCERTIAEYEEELCPTKEEKERQHQKHQVVLHRTEHLHPEQQQWSFRMRTGEPQPSHIKKEEEYPLIPHFKKEEEDPLTPHFKEEEEDPLTPHFKEEVVDPQSPDIKDEEEDPLTPHIKEEEEEHSISQQGEHLEGLEEVDVTKMPVTGVPVKSEGDEVKGESEEKREAEPPSSSSTQHMTTEADGDHCGGSQADKLLAPLSDSEDTTSHSPDTDDEDSKDDKTCHTDNTHFTCSHCDKTFKYHCRLKDHMRTHTGEKPFSCIECGKSFQRNDMLKEHMRTHTGDKPFSCSECGKSFCKKGVLKGHMRTHTGEKLKKDKTCHTDNTRFKCSHCDKTFKYHCRLKVHMRTHTGEKPFSCSICGKDFVRRHHFKAHMRIHTGEKTFMCSICGKRYTEQKYLVRHTRIHTGEKPFICSECGKGFSQNVYLKAHMSKHTGEKPLSCSVCHKGFIQRGELKRHMRTHTGEKPYTCSVCCKSFIQSPHLKVHMITHTGEKVFSCSVCGERFSYKKQCKKHKCAGENSSSK
- the LOC133640646 gene encoding zinc finger protein OZF-like isoform X4, with product MRTGEPQPSHIKKEEEYPLIPHFKKEEEDPLTPHFKEEEEDPLTPHFKEEVVDPQSPDIKDEEEDPLTPHIKEEEEEHSISQQGEHLEGLEEVDVTKMPVTGVPVKSEGDEVKGESEEKREAEPPSSSSTQHMTTEADGDHCGGSQADKLLAPLSDSEDTTSHSPDTDDEDSKDDKTCHTDNTHFTCSHCDKTFKYHCRLKDHMRTHTGEKPFSCIECGKSFQRNDMLKEHMRTHTGDKPFSCSECGKSFCKKGVLKGHMRTHTGEKLKKDKTCHTDNTRFKCSHCDKTFKYHCRLKVHMRTHTGEKPFSCSICGKDFVRRHHFKAHMRIHTGEKTFMCSICGKRYTEQKYLVRHTRIHTGEKPFICSECGKGFSQNVYLKAHMSKHTGEKPLSCSVCHKGFIQRGELKRHMRTHTGEKPYTCSVCCKSFIQSPHLKVHMITHTGEKVFSCSVCGERFSYKKQCKKHKCAGENSSSK